A window of Syntrophorhabdales bacterium contains these coding sequences:
- a CDS encoding PqiC family protein, translated as MRRVHYNRPWRFSLFLVLVMLTGCASSQPSKFYQLNTVPNKQAPIAGVSFSRNVVIAIGPVRIPDYLDRPQIVTRSGKNELKLSEFHRWAGSLEADTSRVLLENVSSLFPAGSISVERWISFPASRVPASLRVEVLVDRFEGTLGHSVLLKAQWRILANDGNLLLSREAAFTEQMSGSSYDALVAAMSSTLARLSLAISEGIASVLRQSPTK; from the coding sequence ATGCGACGTGTGCACTACAATCGACCTTGGCGCTTCAGCCTCTTTTTAGTGCTGGTGATGCTGACGGGATGCGCCAGTTCACAGCCGTCGAAGTTTTACCAGTTGAATACGGTCCCGAACAAGCAAGCCCCTATTGCTGGAGTTTCTTTCTCGCGCAACGTGGTCATTGCTATAGGTCCCGTACGCATACCGGACTATCTTGACCGACCCCAGATCGTGACCCGCTCCGGCAAGAATGAGCTCAAGCTCTCGGAATTTCACCGATGGGCCGGGTCTTTGGAGGCTGATACAAGCCGCGTGCTCCTCGAGAACGTTTCCAGTTTGTTCCCTGCCGGTAGTATTTCGGTCGAACGCTGGATATCATTCCCGGCGAGTCGCGTGCCTGCTTCGTTGCGCGTCGAAGTACTTGTTGACCGCTTCGAAGGAACGCTCGGCCATTCGGTGCTGCTCAAGGCTCAATGGAGGATACTTGCCAATGACGGAAATCTATTGCTGAGCAGGGAAGCAGCATTCACAGAACAGATGAGCGGCAGCAGTTACGATGCGCTCGTTGCGGCAATGAGTAGTACTCTCGCGAGACTGAGCCTTGCCATATCTGAGGG